The following are from one region of the Vitis riparia cultivar Riparia Gloire de Montpellier isolate 1030 chromosome 14, EGFV_Vit.rip_1.0, whole genome shotgun sequence genome:
- the LOC117930101 gene encoding agamous-like MADS-box protein FUL-L, translated as MGRGRVQLKRIENKISRQVTFSKRRSGLLKKAHEISVLCDAEVALIVFSTKGKLFEYSTDSSMERILERYERYSLSERQLLSTDPDPQANWSMDYPKLTARIEVLQRNLRHFVGEDLDPLSLRELQNLEQQLDTALKRIRTRKNQLMHESISELQKKEKSLVEQNNALAKKVKEKEKVEQNNRAQWEQQNNIGQNSSAYVVPPPPLQLPSLTIGGSFVGRAVEEDGAEARPSPNTLMPPWMLRHVNE; from the exons ATGGGGAGAGGAAGGGTTCAGTTGAAGCGGATCGAGAACAAGATCAGTCGGCAAGTAACTTTCTCCAAGAGAAGATCTGGGCTGCTGAAGAAAGCTCATGAGATTTCTGTGCTGTGCGATGCTGAGGTAGCTTTGATCGTCTTCTCTACTAAAGGGAAGCTCTTCGAGTACTCCACTGATTCCAG CATGGAAAGGATCCTTGAACGATATGAAAGATATTCACTTTCGGAGAGACAGCTTCTCTCAACAGATCCTGACCCACAG GCAAACTGGTCGATGGATTACCCTAAACTCACTGCTAGGATTGAAGTTTTACAAAGGAACCTGAG GCACTTTGTGGGAGAAGATCTGGATCCCTTAAGTCTGAGAGAGCTACAAAATTTGGAGCAACAGCTTGATACTGCTCTTAAGCGCATCAGAACAAGAAAG AACCAGCTTATGCATGAATCGATTTCTGAGCTTCAGAAGAAG GAGAAATCACTGGTGGAGCAAAACAACGCATTAGCAAAGAAG gtgaaggagaaggagaaggtcGAACAGAATAATCGTGCACAATGGGAGCAGCAAAACAACATAGGCCAAAACTCATCTGCCTATGTGGTGCCACCACCCCCACTACAGCTCCCTTCACTCACCATTGG TGGTAGTTTTGTGGGGAGAGCTGTAGAGGAAGACGGAGCTGAAGCTCGACCTAGTCCCAATACCCTCATGCCACCATGGATGCTGCGCCACGTCAATGAATAA